From Butyricimonas paravirosa, one genomic window encodes:
- the rny gene encoding ribonuclease Y, with the protein MITIIITGVIALIVGFVLGYLLINMTLKYRSKNIIKEAEAEAEVIKKDKILQAKEKFLQIKAEHEKQVNARNSKILLAENKLKQKDAELARKMEECQRKIKDAETQQETLEAQKELLEKKHAELDKFKKQQIEQLEAISGMSADQAKEKLISSLKDEAETEAMSYVNEIMEEAKMTANMEAKKIVVKTIQRVATETATENAVSIFHIDSDEIKGRIIGREGRNIRALEAATGVEIIVDDTPEAIVLSGFDPVRREIARLSLHQLVTDGRIHPARIEEVVNKVKKQIEEEIVETGKRTTIDLGIHGLHPELIRLVGKMKYRSSYGQNLLQHARETANLCAIMAAELGLNVKKAKRAGLLHDIGKVPDDEPELPHAILGMRLAEKYKEKPDICNAIGAHHEEIEMTTMIAPIVQACDAISGARPGARREVVESYIKRLKEMEDLALSYNGVVKTYAIQAGRELRVVVGSEKVSDTEAEKISYEIAKKIQDEMTYPGQVKVTVIRETRAINYAK; encoded by the coding sequence ATGATAACAATAATAATTACCGGTGTTATTGCTCTGATAGTGGGATTCGTTCTAGGATACCTGCTAATCAACATGACCTTGAAATACAGGAGCAAAAACATCATCAAGGAAGCGGAAGCAGAGGCGGAAGTAATTAAAAAAGACAAGATTTTGCAAGCAAAGGAGAAATTCCTGCAGATAAAGGCCGAACACGAAAAACAAGTGAATGCCCGCAATAGCAAAATCCTTCTCGCGGAAAATAAGCTAAAACAAAAAGATGCCGAATTGGCTCGTAAAATGGAAGAATGTCAACGCAAGATCAAAGACGCGGAGACACAACAGGAGACGCTAGAGGCCCAAAAAGAATTACTGGAAAAGAAACACGCCGAACTGGATAAATTCAAAAAACAACAAATCGAGCAATTGGAAGCCATTTCCGGGATGTCTGCCGATCAGGCAAAGGAAAAACTCATCAGTTCTTTGAAAGACGAGGCCGAAACCGAAGCGATGTCATACGTGAACGAGATTATGGAAGAGGCAAAAATGACGGCAAACATGGAAGCGAAAAAGATCGTAGTAAAAACCATCCAACGGGTGGCCACGGAAACCGCTACCGAAAATGCCGTATCTATATTCCATATTGATTCGGATGAAATCAAGGGACGTATCATCGGACGGGAAGGACGTAACATCCGGGCGCTGGAAGCAGCCACTGGTGTTGAAATCATCGTGGACGATACCCCGGAGGCAATTGTTCTCTCCGGATTTGACCCGGTAAGACGAGAAATCGCTCGCCTTTCACTTCACCAATTAGTTACCGACGGACGTATTCACCCGGCACGGATTGAGGAAGTCGTAAACAAGGTGAAAAAACAAATCGAGGAAGAGATCGTCGAGACTGGAAAACGCACCACCATCGACTTGGGTATTCACGGGTTGCACCCGGAATTAATCCGGTTGGTCGGCAAAATGAAATACCGTTCTTCTTACGGGCAGAACTTGTTACAACACGCTCGCGAAACAGCCAACCTCTGTGCCATCATGGCCGCAGAATTAGGCTTGAACGTGAAGAAAGCAAAACGTGCCGGATTATTGCATGACATAGGTAAAGTGCCCGATGACGAACCGGAATTACCGCACGCAATCCTCGGTATGCGCCTAGCAGAAAAATACAAGGAGAAACCGGATATTTGCAACGCTATCGGTGCTCACCACGAAGAAATTGAAATGACAACGATGATCGCCCCGATCGTTCAGGCTTGTGATGCCATCTCAGGCGCACGTCCGGGAGCAAGACGGGAAGTAGTTGAGTCATACATCAAACGACTGAAAGAGATGGAAGACCTTGCACTTTCTTATAATGGAGTGGTCAAGACCTACGCCATCCAAGCAGGCCGCGAATTACGGGTAGTCGTTGGTAGTGAAAAGGTATCTGACACGGAGGCAGAGAAAATTTCATACGAGATCGCTAAAAAGATTCAGGATGAAATGACCTACCCCGGACAGGTGAAAGTCACGGTGATTCGAGAAACACGCGCTATAAACTACGCAAAATAA
- a CDS encoding cell division protein ZapA: MNDKLTITLNIAGRPCVLTIEREEEEEIRKAAQLINSKIAKYREKYATADPVDFLAVTALQFTVKMLEAERRNDVEPVLDEVKKISSRLDEVVKE; encoded by the coding sequence ATGAATGATAAACTTACTATTACGCTAAATATAGCCGGTAGGCCCTGCGTTCTGACCATAGAGAGAGAGGAAGAAGAGGAGATCAGGAAAGCTGCACAGCTGATTAATAGTAAGATTGCAAAATATAGGGAAAAGTACGCAACTGCTGATCCCGTTGATTTTCTAGCTGTTACCGCGTTACAATTCACGGTAAAGATGCTGGAGGCTGAAAGGCGAAACGACGTGGAGCCGGTATTGGACGAGGTGAAGAAGATTAGTAGCAGGCTCGACGAAGTTGTGAAAGAGTAA